One genomic region from Doryrhamphus excisus isolate RoL2022-K1 chromosome 14, RoL_Dexc_1.0, whole genome shotgun sequence encodes:
- the khdrbs1b gene encoding KH domain-containing, RNA-binding, signal transduction-associated protein 1b, which yields METGDNKYLPELLAEKDSLDSSFTHAMKLLNAEIDRIQKGEPKKDESDMYLDIFATKNMKLKERILIPVTQYPRFNFVGKILGPQGNTIKRLQEETGAKISVLGKGSMRDKAKEEELRNGGEPKYAHLSMELHVFVEVFAPVPDAYLRMGHAMEEVKKFLFPDVTDDICQEQFMEMSYLNGGQEHGGRGRGVRGRGGPPGLHRGRGMPPRGAIAALGVRGGAIRGAMSGRGRPGAASARGVAAARARPPAAGPLQRMQTHQHNPAAAESYEEYGYDESYDGAAYESYDSYYSQQQTEPEYYDYGHGESAQSYETYGQDNWNGTQRAVPGKAPPSARGAKTPYRDHPYRAY from the exons AAATTGACAGGATCCAAAAAGGTGAACCCAAGAAGGATGAGTCTGACATGTACTTGGATATTTTCGCAACAAAGAACATGAAACTTAAGGAGCGCATCCTCATACCTGTCACACAGTACCCCAGG TTCAACTTTGTGGGCAAGATTCTGGGACCCCAAGGCAACACCATAAAACGACTGCAGGAGGAGACCGGAGCAAAGATCTCTGTGTTGGGCAAGGGCTCAATGAGAGACAAAGCAAAG GAGGAGGAGCTAAGGAATGGCGGCGAGCCAAAGTATGCCCACCTGTCGATGGAGCTGCATGTGTTTGTGGAGGTGTTTGCCCCCGTGCCTGATGCCTACCTGCGTATGGGCCATGCCATGGAAGAAGTGAAGAAGTTCTTGTTCCCT GATGTGACAGATGATATCTGCCAAGAGCAATTCATGGAGATGAGCTATCTGAATGGCGGCCAGGAGCATGGAGGCAGAGGGAGAGGAGTGCGGGGACGGGGCGGCCCCCCAGGACTGCACAG GGGAAGGGGAATGCCGCCACGTGGAGCTATCGCTGCTCTGGGAGTCAGAGGCGGTGCAATAAGGGGCGCCATGTCGGGCCGTGGAAGGCCTGGCGCTGCATCTGCCAGGGGAGTTGCAGCAGCCCGTGCCAGACCACCGGCTGCCGGTCCCCTCCAGAGGATGCAAACCCACCAGCACAATCCGGCAGCCGCCGAGAGCTATGAAGAATAT GGATACGACGAGAGCTACGACGGGGCGGCCTACGAGTCGTACGACAGCTATTACAGTCAGCAGCAGAC AGAGCCAGAATACTACGACTACGGACACGGAGAGTCTGCACAGTCATATGAAACTTACG GCCAGGATAATTGGAATGGAACACAGCGAGCAGTTCCAGGCAAAGCCCCGCCTTCCGCCAGAGGTGCCAAGACGCCTTACAGGGATCACCCATACCGAGCGTACTGA